One genomic window of Thermincola ferriacetica includes the following:
- the ccsA gene encoding cytochrome c biogenesis protein CcsA, producing MDAIKVQVILFWAAVTVYVAATCLNLIAIIFRKPNLTNFSPYLAVIGFLPHTAGIILRWMQTGHFPYWGKYEVFNSYAWAFILLYLVLFLIKRELKVTGTVLFPVAFFMIGIALTGSKETTEIPSTFLTYWLGVHVAFAKLAYGSGLISAFFGGLYLWRAGKSNTDSGEDVPGWVPSLDFCDFYTYRFAVFAFICMSIMIGAGAVWAYKAWGRYWGWDPVETWSLVSWFVYGTLLHLRVTMGWRGKRGAWLSIIAVFIVLFSYFGMPLIYDTVHEHLEL from the coding sequence TTGGATGCAATAAAAGTTCAGGTAATTTTATTCTGGGCGGCAGTTACCGTTTATGTTGCAGCTACTTGTCTCAACCTTATCGCAATAATTTTTAGAAAACCAAATCTTACCAATTTTTCTCCTTATCTGGCCGTAATTGGTTTTTTGCCTCATACAGCCGGGATAATATTGCGTTGGATGCAAACTGGGCACTTTCCTTACTGGGGGAAGTACGAAGTTTTTAACAGCTATGCTTGGGCGTTTATATTACTGTACCTGGTATTGTTTTTGATAAAAAGGGAATTGAAGGTAACGGGAACAGTTTTGTTTCCAGTGGCCTTTTTTATGATAGGGATTGCTTTAACAGGGTCAAAAGAAACTACTGAAATCCCGTCTACCTTTTTGACTTACTGGTTGGGGGTACATGTGGCCTTTGCCAAGCTAGCTTACGGTTCGGGATTGATTTCGGCTTTTTTTGGAGGGTTGTACCTGTGGCGGGCCGGTAAATCCAACACTGATTCAGGCGAAGATGTGCCCGGGTGGGTACCTTCTCTGGATTTTTGTGATTTTTATACTTACCGGTTTGCTGTCTTTGCATTCATCTGTATGAGCATCATGATTGGTGCGGGAGCTGTGTGGGCCTATAAGGCCTGGGGTCGCTACTGGGGTTGGGACCCTGTAGAAACATGGTCATTGGTTAGTTGGTTTGTTTACGGCACCTTATTGCATCTCCGGGTAACTATGGGGTGGCGGGGAAAACGAGGCGCCTGGTTATCTATCATTGCTGTCTTTATAGTTCTCTTTTCGTATTTCGGCATGCCTTTAATCTATGATACGGTTCATGAACACCTAGAGCTGTAG
- a CDS encoding cytochrome c biogenesis protein ResB — MIKKLYQSLLSPFLTIIIFVILTVAISVGTILDSSLVRVQAPRMNSGQVFSSTWFLVLNIFLLAVTMLCTARQFIISKKRWHKYRKIFSAGISQQVQNLPGIFNLAKKYKYRIWQLSDETLAGQKNRIGFWGAPLFHLGIVISMFGIMVDIFAGFTGYLILPPGKIIDDRRHNYAIIDERPLHPSKYNRFQLLLDKVEMKYEKDGVSASGKVSIIKDGQVISEGILDRDSQMNMGLLSLVRDTYGYYVKFRIRDQKNKVIIDHLQGLNTLDHGTSTEYSFKNFVQKGTPYRLTFNYYPDVRKKEGRYFTATYQEKNPALHLVARYENKVVYNGLVKARQEVTMQNGHKFRFVGTIPYLMVRVQWMTGAYILAGGFLLFLLGLIIYYLFPPVVIFIKNTERGYRVDYLAWTGKEVVKREVASISQTLSGEFRFKGR, encoded by the coding sequence GTGATTAAGAAACTGTATCAAAGTCTTTTATCTCCTTTTTTAACTATAATTATCTTTGTGATATTGACAGTTGCCATATCTGTCGGAACTATCCTGGACTCTTCTCTTGTCAGGGTTCAAGCCCCTCGTATGAATTCCGGTCAGGTCTTTTCCAGTACATGGTTCCTGGTATTAAACATTTTTTTGTTGGCAGTTACAATGTTATGTACGGCAAGGCAATTTATCATCAGCAAAAAGAGGTGGCATAAATACCGGAAAATTTTTAGCGCAGGCATTTCACAACAGGTGCAAAATTTACCGGGCATATTTAATTTGGCAAAAAAATACAAGTACCGAATTTGGCAATTATCAGATGAAACCCTGGCGGGACAAAAAAACAGGATTGGGTTCTGGGGCGCCCCTTTATTTCATTTGGGTATAGTAATTTCGATGTTTGGTATTATGGTAGATATTTTTGCCGGTTTTACGGGCTACCTGATTTTGCCGCCCGGCAAAATTATTGATGACCGGCGCCATAATTACGCCATTATTGATGAGAGACCTTTGCATCCTAGCAAATATAACCGTTTTCAGCTATTACTGGATAAAGTTGAAATGAAATATGAAAAGGATGGGGTAAGCGCTTCAGGTAAGGTTAGTATAATTAAAGACGGACAGGTGATAAGCGAGGGTATTCTTGATAGGGATTCTCAAATGAATATGGGACTGCTGTCTTTGGTTCGAGATACCTACGGATATTATGTTAAATTCAGGATTAGAGACCAAAAGAATAAAGTTATTATTGACCATCTACAGGGATTGAACACTTTAGACCACGGGACAAGTACGGAGTATTCATTCAAAAACTTTGTTCAAAAGGGGACGCCGTACCGGTTGACCTTTAATTATTACCCCGATGTGAGGAAAAAGGAGGGAAGGTATTTTACTGCCACCTATCAAGAGAAAAACCCGGCTCTTCACCTGGTAGCCCGGTATGAAAATAAGGTAGTATATAACGGGCTGGTAAAAGCCAGACAGGAAGTAACCATGCAAAACGGGCATAAGTTCCGGTTCGTTGGAACCATACCTTATCTAATGGTACGGGTGCAGTGGATGACAGGGGCTTATATATTGGCAGGAGGATTCCTTTTGTTTTTACTGGGCCTAATCATATACTACCTGTTTCCTCCTGTGGTAATTTTTATAAAAAATACTGAAAGGGGATACCGGGTAGATTATCTGGCCTGGACAGGCAAAGAAGTTGTCAAACGGGAAGTAGCCAGTATTTCCCAAACATTGTCCGGAGAATTTAGATTTAAAGGGAGATGA